The Trichomycterus rosablanca isolate fTriRos1 chromosome 13, fTriRos1.hap1, whole genome shotgun sequence sequence AGAAATGCTCAGGACGTGAACTTCTGCTGTATCGTCGTGAATAtttttatacacattttaataacGTTGTAGACAAGTCAGAACGGCGTGTTTCAAATACACGGTCGAGGGATTGTGAGCCTGAGAAACTGGTTCCTGCTTGCTCATTGTTTACATACAGTCTTGTGCTCCTGCTACGGGTCACActtgccctgtcctgaacaCCGTCACTGCATTTTCATCTCCCTGTATGAAGGCTCCAACCCTCATCCCtgctctgcacatgcccagacCATCTCAATCTGGCCGCTCTGACTACCTGCACTGTCTTAAAaactaaatttatttatttatttaagttttaatgccatgtttaacacattggtgtcatttaatggcagtgATAGGTATTATGTATGTGTCTTAATATTTTGGTCCATAttatatgttcatttttatttttatggttgcaaggtaggttaaaagtcttcttgtgttgtcttgcgTGAGAGTCTCTTTGAtcttaaaaactaaataaataaataaacaaataaataaaacagcatcaGACAAAGAAAGAACCAGGCTGGCTTGTTTACGTTCGTCTTACCCGTCATGTTACAGACACGCCCACAAGCATGAGTCTCGTCTTTACTACATGGCTGCGTTTCACCCTGTAACCACTGGAGCCAAAATTCTACCCTAAAAATCtttaataaacatcaataaatattaaataaatataaaaacatcaacaacaaaaaaatcagtCGTGGAAAGGAATCGAACCCGAGAGATTTTAGGAATCTGAATGATTTATTATGAGTTGACAAggttcattattcagtccacgTACAGACAGAACACAAAATGATTCAAGTAGATTTCACAGATGAGGTAAATACGCCTGATCAAATAtcactacatgatcaaaagaATATGGACACCCGCCTCTTTTATAACATACTTAGCGTACATTGAATTgtctccagtggcctgcactgaACTGGGACCCCAACTGCATTAAAGCACGCTTGTAGCCtcgtggttaaggtattggactgccaggttgccactgttgggcccctgagcgaggcccttagacagtatatactcttacagtactgtaagtcgctatggataaaagcatctgttgaactagtaatcagaaggtcgctggttcaagccccaccactgacaggttgccactgttaggcccttaagcgaggcccttaaccccaatatcttatacagtatactatcacactactgtaagtcaaaaggttactggttcgagccccaccacagccaggttgccactgttgggcccttgagcgaggtccttaacccttaattgcttagacaatatactgtcacaatttgGATAAAACGTCAGCTAAATTAGTAATCaagaggtcgctggttcaagccccaccactgccaggttgtcagtgttgggcccttaagcaaggcccttaacccccaattgcttagacagtatactgtcacagtactgtaagtcaaaaggttgctggtttgaaccccaccactggcaggttgccactgttgggcccttgagcgaggcccttaaccctcaattgcttagacagtagtCACAATTtaggtaaaagcgtctgctaaactagtaatcaagaggtcgttggttcgagccccacctctaacaggttgccactgttgggcccttgagcgaggcccctaactctcaattgcttagacagtataatgtcacagtactgtaagtcggtttggataaaagcgtctgctaaactagtaatcagaaggtcgctggtttgagccccaccactaccaggttgtcaatgttgggcccttaagcgaggcccttcatcctcaattgcttagacagtatactatcacagtactgtaagtcaaaaggttactggttcaagccccaccactaccagggtgccactgttgggcccttgagcgaggcccttaaccttaattgcttagatagtatgctgtcacagtactatgaGTCGGTTTGGATAAAATCGTCTGCTAAACTAGTAATCAAGAGGTCGATGGTTcgagaacccccccccccccccccactgccaggttgcctgaCCTCACAGACACACCGAACAAACCAGACACGCCCCAAAATCTAACGAGCGACAGAAAGCCCACAGAAACGCTGGTTTTAccagctcatgatcaggtgtccacatacttttggccatctagTGCATTCATGTCGAAAGTGCGATTATAAAGTGCGATAAGGAAGCAGCACGTAGCTCATGGACTGTGCGTCATGTACCTGCGCGGGCTAATGCGACGCTCAGGCGCTAGTCTTTGAGGTGCTTTTCAGCAGCGCGGTGTCGCAGGAGTAGCGCAGACAGCGGTAGATCTCCTCGGCTCGGGCGCGGCTCACGCGTGCGCCCGCCTGCAGTGCGTCCACCCCgctggaaacacacacacacacacacacagttattagTCTATATTCTAACACACCCGCAGCGCGGCGTGACGGCGAGTACGCTACCTGTTGACTAGCTGAGCCACGGAGCTGAACCCGTGACACATGTGCAGGCCGTTGACGTAGCTGACGCACGGCAGCGTGAGGTAGAACTGCAGAGCCTGCTGCCGGTGACCTCTGACCTCCAGAGGGACGTCGATGCCCTGTCCTTTCCGTCGCTCCAGCTGGGCCAGCTGCGCCAGGAGGGCGGCGGTGTCGTCCGGACCCGAGCTGACCAGCAGTCTGACCCCGGCTCTCACCAGCGCCGCGATGGTGGCGTCGTAGTAACGGCTGCGCTGGAAGCGTCGCGCCGTCTCACCTAGAAAGGGGGGGGGTCACGAAAAATAGAGCCCTGAACGAAGAAGGTGCACtagatgaccaaaagtatgtggacacacatatTAAATAAAGTATCAACTCTTACAATACAAGCTATTGAGAATTAAGagccttgtttaggggcccaacagctaatcagaaccagcaaccttccgaatCACTGACTTACCCATACTATGAGACTGGACATGAAggatttggagtgtgtctgtgggaatttgtgcctgtttgtttatttaacatttggcatatacagtacaaccaAACACAATGCAAGTAATTAAgacttaagggccttgttcaggggcccaacagggacAAACCCCAACAACCTTCCGATCATATGTCCAGTCCCTGAATAagggattttggagtgtgtctgtgggagtttgtgccTATTTTTAAAATTGACGTTTATCATACGGTTTTATCCATAGTGACTGAACACTGTGCCAGCtattgagaattaagggccttgtttaggggcccaacagggacAAACCGGCAGCTGAtcagaaccagcaaccttgcgATCATATGTCCAGTACCCGAATGAGggcttttggagtgtgtctgtgggaatttgtgcctcttTTTACTTAACATTTAGCATATGCTTGTATCCATTGCGACCAAACACAGTGCCAGCAACTGAGACtcaagggccttgttcaggggccaaAAAGGGGCAAACCGGCAGCTGATCAGAACCAGCAACTTTGCGATCATTTGTCCAATGagggattttggagtgtgtctgtgggaatttgtggcctatttgtttatttgacatttagcaTATGGCCTTTATCCATAGTGACCAAACACAGTGCCAGCAatagagaattaagggccttgttcaggcaGGGGCCCAGCTGGCTTACTATGgacattccgattcatcccaaaggtttttAGTAAATTAAgcagggtcttccctaaactgttgtcacaaagttggaagcatgtttACTTTATATcactggttttatacacctgtccaCAGAGTGGGAGCTCAGCGCTTAAGTTactgccagttcaagccccacatctgccaggttgggcCCTCGAGCGAGGCCCTCAAGCCTCGATTGCTTGAACTGGAATGAActgcgtccgctaaatgccgtaaatgtcaATTCCACACCTCATTACTGAGCTTACCACCGGGCTTAGTCCGGTCCTTCTCCACTATGAGACACGCCCGGTCGAACAGAGCCTGCAGCCTCTGCGTCCTCTCCTGCAGCCGCCTGCGACCCTGGGGGTTGGCGAGATCGGACTCGCTCTGCCACTCGACCGCCATGCGGGCGCTCACGATGAAGTCGCAGCTGACCGGGGAGCAGACGTGCACCTCTGCGGCGTGCTTCAGGCGGAGAGAGGAGACCACTTCTGCGCCGCTGCTGATGCAGCGACTGTCCACTAGGACGCGCACGGTACCGGTACCGGCACCGACCGAAGCGTGGGGGGGATCCAGAGGAGACGAAGCACAGGAGGCCTGCACACAagatataaatgataaattaagAATAACATCAAGTCTGtgctcctgggttcgaatctcggctgaGATCTGAATCTTTGGCATCGGAACTGGCACCATGACGTTGGAAAAGTGTCCGAGTCTTACCCGCGCCCTAAGCAAAGACGAGGGCGGAGGCTCCTCAAAGTCGAGCTCTTCAGACACGGCTGCTTGGTTGTTAAACCTCTGTCTGCTCCTCTCCTCCCGGTGAAGCGCTGAAGCTTCTGTAACCAGCGCGTCCTCTCCGTGATGCCTCTTCCTCCTCTTGCTCCTCTCCTCCTCCGTCTCGTGCTCCTCTTCGCTGGAGTCTTGCACTCGGATTATACGGGAGCGTTTGGTCTTCCTGGACTGGAGGTCCCTCGTCTCTCGAGCCGCCCGGGTGTCCCTGAGCTGGACTCTGCGCCGGGTGGTGTACTGTCTTCTACCGTCCACGAACGAGTCCTCGGGGATGACCTCTGCTTCGGAGGCGCCATCGCCGTCGCCATCGTCGTCTTCCTCTGCGTCACTGCCGTGGACCACGAAGCTGTCCTCTTCGTACGTCTCGTCCTGCTCGGGGACCTGCGaagtgtggccaaaagtatttagacatctTTCCTAGTTGTGGGTGTGCCCTTCCCTTATACCTGTAACATTATGGCAACACTGCCacacaaatgggcacaaattccaattCCAATAAACACAGTCCAAAACCTTTACCCAACAAACCCATGGTAAGATGTCTAAACagttttggctatatagtgtgcGTCATGGCATTCACACCCCGATCTTTGCGcccctccactttctgtatagGCGCCCTGGCCAACCAgaatccttacacagcgttgataacccCGCCCCTTAATCCGGTCTGTCCAATCTAGCAATCTGGAGGCCAATTGTGCcagctagagggcgcccagccgaccggtagcagagccgagattcgaacccgggagctcTGAATCTCTGCGCTGATGGGACATGAACacacaggtgttcctaataaattgACCATTGAGTGTATATCATGGTTTATTGGTGGATGCTTCATAATTCTGAGCTGGCTTTTCGTTTTGCTcaatcctaatcagggtcgcggtgggtccagtttctccCGGGAAACACTaggagcaaggcaggaataccctggagagGCCACCGATCCATGGTAGGGCTTTGCTCTGAGCACCTGTGCCCAATTGAGCGCCCAACCACACACTGACTGAAtgcgcacaaattcccacagacatactccaaagtcttgtgagaaggtcgctattttaatagcatttggttgtttttttttaatgggacgtccaacaaggtgatgttcaggtgtccgaatacttttggtcgtacGAGTGTTCCCTCGACTCACCTGTGAGAAGACGTTCATGTTGTGGACGGGTTTACGCACCATCCGGAACCTGCTGGAGACGACCGGGCTCCTCACAGACTTCAGATAAATTCCGTGCATCTCGGAATCTGAAAGAGAGCACGACGTTACTCGAGGGGGGCGCTTCCAATCGCTCGACCGTCGAAGATAAGATTTTagcgatttgggacacagccgctTCCAATGGTGACGAATACCGCTTACCATTAATGCCTTGAGAGAACTGGGTGTTGTTCACCACGAAGCCTTCCAGAGACCGATCCAGCTCCTCTCCATCGTCTTCATCTGACGAGACCGAGCCTTCCTCTTCGGAAAGCTCCGCCTCCTCGTCCAGGAACTGCCTGGCATTTCTGCGCCCGGACTTATGGGTGACGGAAAGAAGGGAGAGCACATTAGAGTGGACAGGTGTGGCATTTTCTTCCTTCTACTGTATATACCCACCATGTTCAGCGTGATTACATTGTATTCAGAATGGCATCAGTGAACATGAACGTTCTAAACGTCAGACTGAGctatgtaaacatgtaaacatgacTACTGTACGCTCGACTTTTATTCATCTTCAAGTGCCAAATAAATGGTCAAGTGACTAAATAAAGGATTTCACTAGGGGCTCCAGATTTTTGGTTACCACTGTATGTAATATTCAGAGTACAGTTGTTCATATTTATGAGGTGCAAATCATTGAAGCATTAGAGCTTTTTTTTACCTTCGTTTTCTTTTGAGGATTCGAGCGTTGGCGCGGCTGAGGTTCTCTGGGCCGACAGAAAGATTCTTCCTTGAAATCGTCATCAGACCGACCAGCTCCGTCGCTCTCCTCCGACTACAAAACAAAGCCAACATCAGTAAAAATCAGTAAAAAGACATCACATCAATTAAAAACATCTGCAGGgtgacctgaaagcagcaggaacaacagtcacAGGCATACAAGCATTAAGACAAATCAGTCACTTTAATGACAATGCAGGTCTGATCAAACCCAATCCAAACCCACAGTGAAGCGtggtggtggaagcatcatAATATCTAAGTTTGCACACGTACCATGTTCAGGCGAGCGATGCGCTTCCTAGGACCTTGGACAGGAGACTCGACGTCACTGATTTTTGAaagctaaataaatacagtaacaaaaagaaaacaataatttTCAGTATATATAAACATCAGCATTAATAAATATCATCATTTATTAACATATTAACCATTTATTCCATGCATTCTATTTATGCCTTTGTCCCTTTTtctctcaatctagtcatatccaattacccagctgTATCCcaaccctgaccgaggagggcagTACCTAACACACGCCTCCTCCACTATGTGTGCAATGGCAAACCTCTTCTCTTgccctgcatgaggcgagttcgcACAGATCAGTATCACGtactgagagtcacgcactgatctccgttattccccgtctctgtgcagcctTAAGTGCGGCAGCAAATATGGATCGCCTCAGCccgccctccctccctcagacacagcggcCAGGTCATAGCAGAGCTGCGATTCGATTTTGAGAGCTCGAATTTTGCCCTATGGTCACCCAGACAAAAGTCGTCTAGAGAATCTGTCTGGTGATTCTGGTTAAAAGACCCACAACCTCATTCTGAACACTTGATTCGAATTGTTTTAATATATGATTCCTGAATATGACTCACTACAGCTGTGCTTTCGAGCTCCTAACTGGCCGTGCCTGAGGAAGGAGGGTCTACAGggtccctgattgcatttgcaATCTAACGGCTGATCAAGAGACCTGGATGAGTGGTGGATAATACACAGAGGGCAcagcgtgactctccgtacatgTCCGccactggcaggtaaaaagaagcatgGAACAGCGGTCTGGGGAGAAAACCCTGGTGGAAACCCCCTCATGAAAGGGAATTTAGAACGTCTGGCCTGATTTAAATGATGCCGAAACATGGATGACCTAGTGATCTCtatacatagatgcattttacgtcatcctacactcccgagaagaaggcatgtctaattcttacatgccttaaaatgctgccttaaTTCTGAttgataaactgactgaataacgagcaTGCAATGCTTCCTTAGaggtaaaggcaatcccagcattcagtgcggcaacATTCTATACCATTTAATCGTGTGAGTCTGCTTGTATGGACTTGATCTTCAATTCTGTACTTAGCCGTGCTGTAGTGCTCACCTCTGGTGAGGCGAGAGGGTTGATCCGGCCATGAGGCTTCTTCTGTCTGGCGACCGGTTCGTCGTCACTGTCGCTGTTCAAGTTTACTGGACAGAACAAAAACCCCAAATAAGAAACAAATTACTACACAAAATAAGCTCGTCCACGAAGGAGGCtgtacgttacatcttgtaaaccacagtgggaccagatgtTCAGATCTCACTTCAAAAATTTGACTGACCTGCACTTGGAGGATCTTCATTAACGGTCTTTCCCGTCTCGATCAAGGACCTCCGGCACAATCTGTCGGTCGACCCGTGCGCCTGCGCTCGGAGACTCCGGACCTTCGGACCTAGGTTAACTATGGGCGAGAGGTTCGTCCTGGTCATCAGGGACTGCAGCGGGTTCCCGTCAGCTCGACAGACTCTGGGGGTTGACGCGTGTCCGAGAGTGAAGCTGTTGGAAGATTCTCTAGACTCGTTCAGGATCGTTTTAGCTGGCATTTCAGAAGCTTGATCTACGGTTCGCTCTTCATCCGAGTCGAAAGAAACACCGAGGTCAAAGTTGACAGAAAAGATGTCCTGAGAGTAATTAAAGCTGCCTGAATTCTGCTCAGGTGCCGGTTTCTGTACCGGGCCGGGTGTCTTTAAGGTCTTGGGAGACGCCGGAACTTTAAAACTACTTGATGAGTCTTGTGGAGCAAGTATGAGCCGTTTTTTCAGCTGACTTTGTGGTCGGTTGATGGACATTTCAGTACCTTTCTTTGGAGTCACGATGTCTGGAAAAGACATCTGAAGGAAAGCCTCGTCATCACCGAACAAGTCAACACTCTCATCTAAGGTGGTGAACTGGTGTTTAGACTCTGGAGGTTGAGCAACTTTTTGAACTGGGGGGTCATCAAGGTCCTCAAAAACCTCATCCCAGCTTGGACTGTTGTCAGCTCCTGCTAGATCTGCAGAATCCATGTTATGAGGAACACCTTCAGGTTGGGGAACCTCCAAATTCAGTGATTTGTTATGACTCGAAACTTCAAGCGTTCTTGCCTTGTTAGAATCCTGAGGAGCTTCTGGAATATCGGGTGACTCTGAGAAAGCTACTTCAATGGAACGGTCTAAAGGAACTCTTGGAGGACCTCCGATCAAGTTTCGTTCCAGAAGAACCTCTGCACCACTACGCACCAGAGGAACTTCTAGGCCAGCAGCTGATCTAAGACGAGCTGCTTCTGTGTTCGAGTCCGAAGACTCACTATCGACTGAATCTTCATCTTCTAGATTGAAATTGACCTGATATTGATCGACCTCTTCACTTGCAGCTCTGCAGACTTGCTTTGACTCATCAAGGTAAGTAGAATGATTGATGTTTAACGAGCAATGAAGATCAAAGTCCTTCGGTGGAGATCTTGAATCCTGAAGAGCTTCTGGAATACTGAGTGACTCGGGGGAGGCTAGAGCCATAGCACGGTCCAAAAGAACTCTCGGACTGCCTGGAAACTCAGCAGGACCTCTGATCCTTTTACGATCCAGAAGAACCTCTGGACTATCAGGCGATTCCAGATGGGACTCAGGAGACGCTTTTGCAACACTAGGCACCAGAGGAACTTCTGGACCAGCAGCTGATCTAGGACGAACTGCTTCTACGTTCGGGTCCGAAGACTCGCCATCGACTGAATCTTCATCTTCTAGATTGAAATTGACCTGATATTGATCGACCTCTTCACTTGGAGCTCTGCAGACTTGCTTTGACTCATCAAGGTAAGTAGAATGATTGATGTTTAACGAGCAATGCAGATCAAAGTCCTTCGGTGGAGATCTTGACAAGAGAAGTCTGACGTTGCGTAGGATCGTTTGCAGATTTGCATCTGATTTTACGAACGCGTGCGGTTTGGAACGGACCCCCCATTCGGGTAAATAGAACATTTCTTCAAGTTCATGACACACGTCAAGGGTCACGTCAAGATTTCTAATAGGACTTCGTATCTGTGCTTCTTCCTTTGAAGGTTGTACTTCGGACAACTCGTCATCTATAATCATGACATCGGGGACGGTCTCGGAAAAGTCCTTGTCTTCTACCAGTGTCCTTGAAGAAGATGCCGACTGGTCCGTTTGATTCAAGTTAGCTTTTGGGGCGCAAGTCCTGATGTCTCGAGCGTTGAATTTGGGTTTGGATCTCTTTGGATTTTTTTCACATCTTGGTTTCGCCAATCTGCCGTCCTTGTCACAACCAACAAC is a genomic window containing:
- the fancm gene encoding Fanconi anemia group M protein isoform X1, encoding MSNSNQKTLFQTWGTSVPKPPPHKDPKKKPAPRRKTNPHSGQVNPRTSELPAPSLWTKVGQEHPAQQSSKQDDMDDDDDLMLVAVYEAEKSLESNPESSDPPSNVYPYSSAEVLPGYDSSSGQVWIYPTNYPIRDYQLKISEAALFQNTLVCLPTGLGKTFIASVVMYNFYRWYPAGRIVFMAPTKPLVAQQIEACYKVMGIPQQHMAELTGSTSAPQRRELWRTRRVFFLTPQVMVNDLSRNTCPATQIKCVVIDEAHKASGNHAYCQVVRELWNHTKQFRVLALSATPGGDMKAVQQVISNLLISHIELRSEESPDVQAHTHQRSLEKIVVPLGESLTGYQSRYSQVLERFTARLTQVRVLQHRDLRSLTKYQLILARDQFRRNPPPHVKGAQQGALEGDFALCISLCHGFELLQQMGLRSLFFFAQNIMSGTKEYSRARNELQRCPVFMDLYKAMETMFLTSTKGPEEPYFYSHPKLEKLDQVVLQHFRTWADSAGTAGGSADPDDTLKGGSTRVMIFSSFRESVQEIAEMLNRHQPLVRVMTFMGQASAGKGVRGFTQKEQLEVVRRFREGGFNTLVSTCVGEEGLDIGDVDLIVCFDAQKSPIRLVQRMGRTGRHRQGRIVVILAEGREERTYNQSQSNRRSVNKSITGNKHSFTMFPHSPRMLPAGFTPTLHRMHITCGQFESKGSGRRSGSGRQSLAARRVSLLNPMDQADVTQECVKEDGFLSPAEHAEWSSSMKLGENEPHPVLRPSHFLSLTSEPQPQNVSERGPVRELSLWEWRHWQNRPFPTHRVDHSDRCRHFTAVMELIDQMKLEQEGHCRYDSEVMPYLKKEDVVGCDKDGRLAKPRCEKNPKRSKPKFNARDIRTCAPKANLNQTDQSASSSRTLVEDKDFSETVPDVMIIDDELSEVQPSKEEAQIRSPIRNLDVTLDVCHELEEMFYLPEWGVRSKPHAFVKSDANLQTILRNVRLLLSRSPPKDFDLHCSLNINHSTYLDESKQVCRAPSEEVDQYQVNFNLEDEDSVDGESSDPNVEAVRPRSAAGPEVPLVPSVAKASPESHLESPDSPEVLLDRKRIRGPAEFPGSPRVLLDRAMALASPESLSIPEALQDSRSPPKDFDLHCSLNINHSTYLDESKQVCRAASEEVDQYQVNFNLEDEDSVDSESSDSNTEAARLRSAAGLEVPLVRSGAEVLLERNLIGGPPRVPLDRSIEVAFSESPDIPEAPQDSNKARTLEVSSHNKSLNLEVPQPEGVPHNMDSADLAGADNSPSWDEVFEDLDDPPVQKVAQPPESKHQFTTLDESVDLFGDDEAFLQMSFPDIVTPKKGTEMSINRPQSQLKKRLILAPQDSSSSFKVPASPKTLKTPGPVQKPAPEQNSGSFNYSQDIFSVNFDLGVSFDSDEERTVDQASEMPAKTILNESRESSNSFTLGHASTPRVCRADGNPLQSLMTRTNLSPIVNLGPKVRSLRAQAHGSTDRLCRRSLIETGKTVNEDPPSAVNLNSDSDDEPVARQKKPHGRINPLASPELSKISDVESPVQGPRKRIARLNMSEESDGAGRSDDDFKEESFCRPREPQPRQRSNPQKKTKSGRRNARQFLDEEAELSEEEGSVSSDEDDGEELDRSLEGFVVNNTQFSQGINDSEMHGIYLKSVRSPVVSSRFRMVRKPVHNMNVFSQVPEQDETYEEDSFVVHGSDAEEDDDGDGDGASEAEVIPEDSFVDGRRQYTTRRRVQLRDTRAARETRDLQSRKTKRSRIIRVQDSSEEEHETEEERSKRRKRHHGEDALVTEASALHREERSRQRFNNQAAVSEELDFEEPPPSSLLRARASCASSPLDPPHASVGAGTGTVRVLVDSRCISSGAEVVSSLRLKHAAEVHVCSPVSCDFIVSARMAVEWQSESDLANPQGRRRLQERTQRLQALFDRACLIVEKDRTKPGGETARRFQRSRYYDATIAALVRAGVRLLVSSGPDDTAALLAQLAQLERRKGQGIDVPLEVRGHRQQALQFYLTLPCVSYVNGLHMCHGFSSVAQLVNSGVDALQAGARVSRARAEEIYRCLRYSCDTALLKSTSKTSA
- the fancm gene encoding Fanconi anemia group M protein isoform X2, which gives rise to MSNSNQKTLFQTWGTSVPKPPPHKDPKKKPAPRRKTNPHSGQVNPRTSELPAPSLWTKVGQEHPAQQSSKQDDMDDDDDLMLVAVYEAEKSLESNPESSDPPSNVYPYSSAEVLPGYDSSSGQVWIYPTNYPIRDYQLKISEAALFQNTLVCLPTGLGKTFIASVVMYNFYRWYPAGRIVFMAPTKPLVAQQIEACYKVMGIPQQHMAELTGSTSAPQRRELWRTRRVFFLTPQVMVNDLSRNTCPATQIKCVVIDEAHKASGNHAYCQVVRELWNHTKQFRVLALSATPGGDMKAVQQVISNLLISHIELRSEESPDVQAHTHQRSLEKIVVPLGESLTGYQSRYSQVLERFTARLTQVRVLQHRDLRSLTKYQLILARDQFRRNPPPHVKGAQQGALEGDFALCISLCHGFELLQQMGLRSLFFFAQNIMSGTKEYSRARNELQRCPVFMDLYKAMETMFLTSTKGPEEPYFYSHPKLEKLDQVVLQHFRTWADSAGGSADPDDTLKGGSTRVMIFSSFRESVQEIAEMLNRHQPLVRVMTFMGQASAGKGVRGFTQKEQLEVVRRFREGGFNTLVSTCVGEEGLDIGDVDLIVCFDAQKSPIRLVQRMGRTGRHRQGRIVVILAEGREERTYNQSQSNRRSVNKSITGNKHSFTMFPHSPRMLPAGFTPTLHRMHITCGQFESKGSGRRSGSGRQSLAARRVSLLNPMDQADVTQECVKEDGFLSPAEHAEWSSSMKLGENEPHPVLRPSHFLSLTSEPQPQNVSERGPVRELSLWEWRHWQNRPFPTHRVDHSDRCRHFTAVMELIDQMKLEQEGHCRYDSEVMPYLKKEDVVGCDKDGRLAKPRCEKNPKRSKPKFNARDIRTCAPKANLNQTDQSASSSRTLVEDKDFSETVPDVMIIDDELSEVQPSKEEAQIRSPIRNLDVTLDVCHELEEMFYLPEWGVRSKPHAFVKSDANLQTILRNVRLLLSRSPPKDFDLHCSLNINHSTYLDESKQVCRAPSEEVDQYQVNFNLEDEDSVDGESSDPNVEAVRPRSAAGPEVPLVPSVAKASPESHLESPDSPEVLLDRKRIRGPAEFPGSPRVLLDRAMALASPESLSIPEALQDSRSPPKDFDLHCSLNINHSTYLDESKQVCRAASEEVDQYQVNFNLEDEDSVDSESSDSNTEAARLRSAAGLEVPLVRSGAEVLLERNLIGGPPRVPLDRSIEVAFSESPDIPEAPQDSNKARTLEVSSHNKSLNLEVPQPEGVPHNMDSADLAGADNSPSWDEVFEDLDDPPVQKVAQPPESKHQFTTLDESVDLFGDDEAFLQMSFPDIVTPKKGTEMSINRPQSQLKKRLILAPQDSSSSFKVPASPKTLKTPGPVQKPAPEQNSGSFNYSQDIFSVNFDLGVSFDSDEERTVDQASEMPAKTILNESRESSNSFTLGHASTPRVCRADGNPLQSLMTRTNLSPIVNLGPKVRSLRAQAHGSTDRLCRRSLIETGKTVNEDPPSAVNLNSDSDDEPVARQKKPHGRINPLASPELSKISDVESPVQGPRKRIARLNMSEESDGAGRSDDDFKEESFCRPREPQPRQRSNPQKKTKSGRRNARQFLDEEAELSEEEGSVSSDEDDGEELDRSLEGFVVNNTQFSQGINDSEMHGIYLKSVRSPVVSSRFRMVRKPVHNMNVFSQVPEQDETYEEDSFVVHGSDAEEDDDGDGDGASEAEVIPEDSFVDGRRQYTTRRRVQLRDTRAARETRDLQSRKTKRSRIIRVQDSSEEEHETEEERSKRRKRHHGEDALVTEASALHREERSRQRFNNQAAVSEELDFEEPPPSSLLRARASCASSPLDPPHASVGAGTGTVRVLVDSRCISSGAEVVSSLRLKHAAEVHVCSPVSCDFIVSARMAVEWQSESDLANPQGRRRLQERTQRLQALFDRACLIVEKDRTKPGGETARRFQRSRYYDATIAALVRAGVRLLVSSGPDDTAALLAQLAQLERRKGQGIDVPLEVRGHRQQALQFYLTLPCVSYVNGLHMCHGFSSVAQLVNSGVDALQAGARVSRARAEEIYRCLRYSCDTALLKSTSKTSA